DNA from Ziziphus jujuba cultivar Dongzao chromosome 2, ASM3175591v1:
GTAGGATATTATAGTGATACTGTCTATAATCTTAAAGGTGTATTTTCCGATTATGCTCTGTTCTTTGACATTTCTGTAAGCTTGACTGGTGTCTTGTAATTTTCATGATGATTAAAGGTGGCTATCAGAATGGGGAGCATGTGGAGCATGGGGTTTCAGAGAGGAAATCAACATCTATTCCTCACCGTGAAGATATTGTGCAATATTCAGACAAGAAGTCTAATAATGCAAGAAGTGAAAAAGCTACAAAGGTTTCACCAAAATCAGGTTGAGTGTATGCTCTTGCCAGAAAAAAATCAGGTGTTCTTTGGACCACCTATTTCTACATAATTCTTCCATAAATTTTTTACATGTGGCAAAAATTTAATGATATGATTTAAAATGTTTGATATGATTTAATGTTTTGaactttttattataatttttgccATGTGTTAAAAAGTTTATGGAGGGACCTTGAAGAAATAGGTGGTCGAAGGACCACCCTATTTTATTTCCCTTTAGGCCTTTACTACTCATGTTTACATTAATTGGGGTTTTACACTGGCAAACACAGgcttgaaaatttttggttttatttttggctGGTCTTAACTTCTGACAACTTTCATTTGTGCACATATATCTGCAACCTAGGGCACCATTTACTAATTtactgaaatttttttagaaaattaaaaaagaaaacatgtaATTTAAGATTTGATCCATAAAGCTTTTGACACAAAAACTTTTCCTTGCAGGTAGAGCAAGTTCATCAGGCCCCAAAGTGCCTTCAGAGAGGAAATCAAGATCTATTCCTGACAATGAAGGTAGCACGCAAAATTCAGACAAGAAGTCTATTGATGCAAGAAGTGAAAAACCTACAAAGATTTCACAAAAATCAggtttaatattttcacttacTTTTTAGACCTTTACTGTTTACATCATTTAGAGTTTAGAGTTTTACACTGGCAAACGCAGTTGgaattttttatatcttttatgtGGTCCTAAAACTCCTGAGAACTTCCATTGTTGCACAAATGTCTGCAATTTTCTGATaactgatttttttatttaaaaagaagaagaagaagaaaacatggTTTTATACATTTGATCCCTCTGACACCATATTCTTTACAGTTAAATCAAGTTCATCATCAAATCCCAAAGCACCATCACCACCTGATCCGCCGCGTGGAAAGAACAAGTTCTTCCTGGCAAAATGGTTTGGTTTGTGAGCAAAatgtggagggggaaaaaaaaaaaaaaaaaaaattctttccaACTGCTAACTGCAAATTGCAGACAGTAATACCTGAATTTTGTTGTAAGATGAATATCATTTCTTGGATTACCGACTGGTCAACAAAAGGTAAGTTGGATTCATTCAAACTATAACCATACCTTATAGTGTTTGTCCCTAAACGTCTGATTGCATAGTGTTCAGAAAAGGATTGAAATAGCTCGACATGGCGTACATGGCATCCAGTGTGTGTCgcctattcatttatttttatcgtCATTGTAAACGACGATCACGTTTTGGCAGCTGATTATTTTGTATTGGTAATATCGGCCAAGGATATGTATACACACCTTTTCTTCTCTGTTGTCATATTGTTTTTGTTGCTCTTCATGATGTGACATTTTGCTGTAGATAATGTTGTTCTTGTCTAGTGAAATATTTTTGCTATTCTTTCCTTGAGAAGTTAGCTTGTTTTGGATTATCTTTATATCCTAACCATTTTAAAGAATTGAGAAGGTCCATTAATCATTTTGTCATAAAGTAATAATATATACTTTCTTAGTATTACTTAACTGAAACAATCTTTTCACCATGGTTGATACGTCCCTATATGTTATGTTGAAAAGTGACACCCCTCTTCAAGGATTGATAAACAACTGTTTCTTTCAACAGTAATTCCGAATTTAAATTCACTGTTTCTTTAAACagtaattcaaattcaaacttttttttttcccccgatATCAAGAAGAATGATGAATAGTTTAGATCATTTTCAATTGTTCTATCTATTGTTAGTCTTTTTTGTCATATTAGAAAAAATAGATGGTCAACCTCTTCAGTAGATTTGTTGTTAAGTTgatatggtaaaaaataaataaataaacactatTAATATGACATTTTACTTCTAAAGGGTTTATTAGATGttgtaaagtttttttaaaatcataatttttcttaaaatgttaatttctttttttaaaaaaaaaacaacttaacaatatatatatatatataattaatagtcATAAATAGGTTTCTGTATATTaccattgaaaaattaatttaaaataaattttacatttataaaatttagatttagaCAATATTAATATCTATGCTATATAATTAGATGctctttaatttgttaaaaaatcttTAGTTTATCAAAAAACCATGGTTGTATAATTCATAATTTGCTTTAATCAATGAGATGAATCTATTTATAACTTTCTTTAATGAATATCTATTGATAGAAATATACAATCGAGTAGTGAGATActttggatttggatttttcgtatcatctttaaataaattCTAAGCAATAAGTTTgtcaaccttttttctttttttttacctgTTCTTTTTGGTTGGGGTGGTGGGGTTTTTTGTAGGGGAAGCCTAAAATTTCATACTTAAAAAGTTagatgaaataaaagaaaaaatgggaaataatatagagaaattaaatataactcATGTGCATTCCACATCCACAAAAATGTTTATTCTTTCCATCACCAACAGCTCCTCTTCTCTGTCACAATAAAACAGCAATTTTTTGCCAGATACAGAACATCCAAATGACCCATTATTAAACATATGAAATTtgtcaacattttctttttatatataaaaattttgcagAAGATACATATTGGTGGTAGACATAATCTCTAGAAATacgtatttttcttaatcatcaAAGATCAGatcaagaacaaaaataaaataaaacaaaataaaagtaaacaGAGGAAAGAGAAATTTGTATAAAAACAGATATGGAGATGCCTCTAGATAGAGGAATTATTGAGCATGCTGTTTGATAACTATCCTGTCTTGTCCAACTTATGCCCACTTGTTCAATCCCAGCTGTTACTAACTTCCAAAACCTTTGCTCTTTTCTGACCCCACCATTCCCTTACCTTCTCATTCTAATCCTGTTACTCTTTAACCAATCTGCATCTTCAGCATACCATTCTGGCCCCATTGATTTTTGAATgcccatttttccatttttcccaCTTCCCAactcctctttcttttttcttttttttctctttttttttttttttttttttttttcctggtgttgatgatgcaaaaaaaaaaaaaaaaaaaaaaacccatagcCTTAGATTTTGATATGTTTCTATCATTCAACCTTCCAAGCATATAGAAACAAGCAAAACTCAGATGACCCACTTCCATTAAACCCTTCTACTACTGAACCTGAACTTCCTATTTGAGATGACAATGGTGTCGATGTCAATGAAGAAGACAatggtggtgatgatgatgatgttgaagaGAGAGATGATGAAGATGTTGATAACAAACTCGGCTTGAAAATGAACAGAGCATGTCTTAAACCTGGATTGAATAGCCAATCATGGACATCCCAGTAAACCTCTATTCTTAATTTATTGACATGTATTGATTCATTACCTCTGAACTTCCACTGAAGGTGCTTGACATGAATGACTAAGTAGCCATCGATCCTGATCTCCATTTCTGGTTCAAACCCATTTAACGAATTGCCATTGTCAGTGTTCCCACTGCAGCTTGTAGCTCTATTTTTGCACTCGATTGAGATTTCATGGAATCTACCTTTTTCATGGAATTTGGCTCTGGTGATGAACTTTTTCTTACCGAATATATGCTCTTTTCTGGAAACCAATATGGGATCGATCAGAGCAGGTCTACAACCAGTTTTCCTATAAGCATCTTTTTTCAGATCACCGAGTAGCAATACAACCTCTCCATTGCAAACAACTGCAACATAATACTCTGAGTTTGGCTCAGTTTCACCATTGAATTTTGCAGCTTTGAGGTCCCAGAAAATATCTACTGCTTTACCATCAACCATAAAACGCTTTGACCCATGTTTCCTCCAGAAATACCATGGTTTAAGCTCAACTTTGCAGGTGTACTGGCTTTCCCCATTTGGACCTTCCACAGAGACAGATAGTCCGTGGACTAGTAAATTCTTGCACCAAGTGACTGTGATCAAGCGGCACTGATCAGCAATCTTTGTTCTATAAACAGACATGAAAACACTTTGGCCTGACCTTGTTACAGCTGCTGGGTCATCACTTAGCTTCTCTCCGGATGAGAAACAAGCAGGGATGCCAATTGGGTCTTGCATAGTTTTTTGCTGATAGTCAATCTTTCAAtgcagaagaaaaagaagaagacgatgatgaaaaagaagaagaaatgaagGAGAAGATGGGGATGAGAAAATTGGAAGAAAAACTGGAATTTTGGTGGAAATTTGAGCATGGGTTGAGTGAGAGATCTTAGGGAGAAAGATGTGTTGAGTCACAGATAGTGCCAGAGGTGTTCTTGGCAGCATtggagaaattaaaataatatttccaaaCTGGCAAAATAGACTGGCATTGAGTGAGAGCGAGTGAAGAACCACCCTTTTTATATTCAACTAATCTGTACCTCTACCTTAACAGTTCTTACCTGGATTTATTCTAttccttaaataaaaaaacaatttccattttttattttttttttattattattattttttttttttgcttttaactGTGCGACTTTATTGAATCCTAGGCGGGTTTTTGCTTGTACTCTGCTTAAAATACTGGTATCAATGCATGTTTAAAAGCAGAGAAGTCATTTTTTTCACCAGATTTGGTGTATAGGTTTCTACAATAACAGATGGGATTCTTGGAAGCACAGACTAGTCAAAACTTatgaaaggaaattaaaaaaataaaaaaggtaaaaataaaataaaataaaaaaagatagaatTTTTATTATAGGGTTTTCCTTTTCCAAAGTGGGTCTTGtttgttacttttttgtttgaattttcatGTTTATAAAGTTTTCAAGTGGAAGAGAGTTTTAGATGTTAGCTTgttaacctttttattttttatttatttatttttttttcattgataaGTCACAGAGGGAATCTAGTGGGTCGTGGTATTGCAGGGAAAAAAGGTCTGGGAATCTACATTTTTTTTGTAGCTGCAGATCTGAATCAAAACCCTCTGTTGTTCTGCTTTTGTTCAACCACAAGACCTGGGTTTTATGCAGTTTAATATaccaatggaaaaaaaaaaaggttcagaaagagaaaacaaaaaacatgaaGAAAAACCAAAGGTAAGATAATAATTGAATTATCTCATAATCCCATATGAATAAATTATTAAGATGCAATTAGCTGGagagaataaaattttaaatattgattcAAGAGAATTGTTATTTTACAATTGTCATTAGCAGTGACAATGATAATTGTGATTTGACCACTTATCATTATATGATTGCCTTTAAAATTGAGAAATACCctacttcttttttcttatacCCTTTGTCAATAGTTGTAATGAATAATAACCAGAAGTCACAAAATAACTTATATAATaagtattaataataattattattatttttgacttGAGAGAATTATAACTACATGGATAATCATAacacttatattttattattagagaTAATAAAGATAGAAATTATCTTCTAAACTCTTTTTAGAgtagaatattattataattctgATAACAGAAAAGAGAAATCTCATATTATAATAGTAAGGTGTCCAATGAAGcctaattgattatttaataaacaatatttttcttggaCATGTGAGATTTATGGTTACATTGGCAACCGCATTAGTTGTAACTACATGGTTGCTTTCAACAATGAAAACAAATGACTATGATTGTCTTGTTGGTATAGTAAATAAGGGTGGccaaagaacaaataaaaattgagaaacCTAACAAGAAAGATTTCAATTGGTACACTTTCAATTAGAATAATTTGATACTAAACGAGGTCCAtgtgttatttaaattttttttttttttcattgcggTAATGAATAAGGAAAAAAGGTATTTCTTTTATATGCCCTTAAATTATGCCAGTTTCATGTAACTAAGAACTTTTATGGTATATCAATGATAAGATTTTAGTTGAACGTTTGTTCAAcattgaagaataaaaaaagcaGAAAGtgaagtgaaaaaaaagaaaaaaaaaaaaaagtttggtcCCTAATAGATGTAATAAGTACCTATATACTCTATGAGAATGTGAAAACAAGAGCAACATTATGTTGAAACAGAGCCATGTGATAATTGTTTTGTTGGAATAGAATTatattatttcttaaaatttattatctaaTTCGTGAttgtcatttttcatttttcatttttttttatgtaaaatggAGTCATCatcttattttagaaaaatatttcacagaataaggttttatttttccccttcaatctttagtaaaattaatagatttgtatttaaaaaataaataaaaaacaaattttttgaataaaaataaaaaacaatttcaagaaaaatatagaaaaagaaggttattttaattcataaaattaattaattttttttgcctatgaattttattattttatcattcttATTAGCTTCTTGGCTCGGCTATTTCTAGAACGCATTACAACaatctacctttttttttttttttcaatccgaTCTGAACTTCTTGCGGCAAATCATGCTCTCTATAGCTTCCTGTTTGGTTTCCAAGAAACCAGAAGAAAATTGGGAAAGCactacaagaaaataaaaagaaaaaaacctaaaaagaaaaacagtatCTTCTTTCCTAGATTTGTAAGATTTTGAAACATTAATGTTGGATTGGAAGTTTCAAAAAATGCATTCTTTTGTTTTCCAGCAGACATTCAATGGGTCCCCCAAAGACACCATCAAGCCATTTGTGCTGGGTTGCGTATTCGATCGGATCTTGAATTTATAGGGCTGCTTATTCGAGTCTGCGTCTCTTTTTATCCGCAGCCATTCATTTGTTCGGATTCACGGTATACACTTTTTGCGCTTTCTTACCCTTATTTATATCATGTCTATAAATTCTCTAAtttgaatagtttttttttttttttttttttttggtgttatgTTTTGGGGTTTTTACTCTTCTTTTCTGTTCAAGTAGATTAAGCTTAAGTTTTTGAGTTCAAAACCATTGTCCATAACAttgggttttttcttttttcttttttttggtgtttctgAACATATATATTTAGGGCATAAATAGAGAGGattatttttgcatattttgatTGGCAGTGAAAATAATTAATGGGTATGTGGGATATTCCAATATACTGTTTCTGGGTATGTGGGATATTCCAATATACAGTATTCTAGCATTGAGTCTGTCTAGTTTAGCCATTGTTATGGTAATGGGAtgtttcattaatattaatatatcttTTTGATTGCTTCAGATTATATCTGTTATTTCTTAGTAATTTTAAACCTTTTTGTATTGAAATTCTCTCTGTttttaattaaccaaaaaagaaaagaaaaaaaaaaatctctctcttTTGTCCAGCAGTGCTTTGTCTCTTTtatagtttttcattttatttaattaccaAATTGGAAAACCAATTAGCCTTATCTCTTATCATATGAACTCGTCAGAGAACATAATAGCTTGACGATTTATTGTTTAATATTCATTATTGAATCATTAACGTTATTTTCCTGGTTAggtttttcaagaaaaataatatagtcTTATGTTCTCTTCAAAATGTTTGTTATATTATTCTACCCATAGAAAAATCTGCTTCCAAACTGAGCCATCATCGTTGTGTAGTAGTGATTAGCTTTCACTGTcgttttaatatttgaagtttGGAAATACAATTAATATCTTCTCGAGATTAATCTGCATTTATCTCTGATTTTGTTCTCTGTCTCTCATTTAAAAAGGCCTTCTTAAATTACCAAGCAAATAAGGCAAGCATATTTTCTATTTcccattatttgtatattgataTTATAC
Protein-coding regions in this window:
- the LOC107418279 gene encoding uncharacterized protein LOC107418279, with translation MQDPIGIPACFSSGEKLSDDPAAVTRSGQSVFMSVYRTKIADQCRLITVTWCKNLLVHGLSVSVEGPNGESQYTCKVELKPWYFWRKHGSKRFMVDGKAVDIFWDLKAAKFNGETEPNSEYYVAVVCNGEVVLLLGDLKKDAYRKTGCRPALIDPILVSRKEHIFGKKKFITRAKFHEKGRFHEISIECKNRATSCSGNTDNGNSLNGFEPEMEIRIDGYLVIHVKHLQWKFRGNESIHVNKLRIEVYWDVHDWLFNPGLRHALFIFKPSLLSTSSSSLSSTSSSSPPLSSSLTSTPLSSQIGSSGSVVEGFNGSGSSEFCLFLYAWKVE